In Sphingobacteriales bacterium, the following proteins share a genomic window:
- a CDS encoding nuclear transport factor 2 family protein encodes MKYVLLILGMFVVNQISGQNKLEKQLDEFISHWHEAAAKADMKAYFDAFSQNAVFIGTDSSEYWTKTSFYEWAKPYFDRGKAWTLKANSRHIYIADNKKIAWWDELLYTSSGTWIGTGVLQKKGNQWFIMHYTLSVTIPNEKMKKIVEILKSSD; translated from the coding sequence ATGAAATATGTTTTACTCATCTTAGGGATGTTTGTTGTTAATCAAATTTCCGGACAGAATAAGTTGGAAAAGCAATTGGATGAATTCATCAGTCATTGGCACGAAGCTGCAGCAAAAGCGGATATGAAAGCTTATTTTGATGCCTTCAGCCAGAATGCTGTTTTTATTGGCACCGACTCCAGCGAATACTGGACAAAAACATCTTTTTACGAATGGGCAAAACCCTATTTCGACAGGGGAAAAGCGTGGACACTCAAAGCCAATTCAAGGCATATCTACATTGCCGATAATAAAAAGATAGCGTGGTGGGACGAATTGCTCTACACTTCTTCCGGAACATGGATAGGAACAGGCGTACTCCAAAAGAAAGGGAATCAATGGTTTATCATGCATTATACCCTTTCCGTAACTATCCCAAACGAAAAAATGAAAAAAATTGTCGAAATTTTAAAAAGCAGTGATTGA
- a CDS encoding S9 family peptidase has protein sequence MKNIHSFAAVIVAGILTFSGCNTKKESDMKPPVAKKIPKELSIHRHTRIDNYYWLNERENPEVIAYLEAENKYLENQLADVKDLREKLYREMTGRIKQTDMSVPYLSNGYYYYTRFEEGKEYPVFCRKKDKLENPEEIMLNVNELAEGTKYCDVSGLRVSPDNRLLAYGIDTVSRRLYAIKVKDLTTGKTLDEHLINASPSVAWANDNKSFFYVVKDESLRPWRVYRHILGKPSSTDELVFEEKDPAFNIFVFNSKSKKYIFIGSESTTTSEYLYLEADKPGGRFIPVLPRQKGLEYSAEHFGDYFYIRTNLDAENFKLVKCPIGKQGTAFWEDVVPHRSDILLEYFDIFNNYLVTGERKNGLNLIRIYDWKSMKDHYISFPDPAYTAYVSVNPEFETDQLRYVYASMTTPSSVLDYNMKTRQQALLKQEEVLGDFNPKNYVSERIYATAKDGKKIPVSMVYRKGMKRNGKNPLLLYGYGSYGYSLDAGFNSARLSLLDRGFIFAIAHIRGGEEMGRQWYEDGKLLKKMNTFTDFIACAEYLIAEKYTSPDYLCAMGGSAGGLLMGAVVNMRPDLFRAVVAAVPFVDVVTTMLDKSIPLTTGEFDEWGNPEDKVYYNYMLSYSPYDNVKAQEYPAMLVTTGLHDSQVQYWEPAKWVAKLREMKTDNHLLLLYTNMDTGHGGSSGRFEKYKDIALEYVFLLKELGITKQ, from the coding sequence ATGAAAAATATCCATTCGTTTGCTGCTGTTATTGTGGCAGGTATTTTGACATTTTCAGGATGCAATACAAAAAAGGAATCAGACATGAAACCACCCGTAGCCAAAAAAATTCCCAAAGAACTCAGCATTCACAGACATACCAGAATTGACAATTATTACTGGCTTAATGAACGGGAAAATCCTGAGGTAATAGCCTATCTGGAAGCTGAAAATAAATATCTCGAAAATCAGCTTGCCGATGTGAAGGATTTGCGTGAAAAACTTTACAGGGAAATGACAGGCCGTATCAAACAAACCGATATGTCGGTACCTTACCTCAGCAACGGCTATTATTATTACACAAGATTTGAGGAAGGAAAAGAATATCCTGTATTTTGCCGGAAAAAAGACAAACTGGAAAATCCGGAAGAAATCATGCTGAACGTCAATGAGCTGGCAGAAGGGACAAAATATTGCGATGTATCGGGTCTCAGGGTGAGTCCCGACAACAGGCTGCTGGCCTATGGCATCGATACAGTCAGCCGCAGACTATATGCTATAAAAGTAAAAGACCTGACCACCGGAAAAACTCTTGACGAACACCTCATCAATGCTTCACCTTCTGTGGCCTGGGCTAACGACAATAAAAGCTTTTTCTATGTGGTAAAAGATGAATCACTGAGGCCCTGGCGCGTTTACAGACATATATTGGGTAAACCTTCTTCAACCGATGAACTGGTTTTTGAAGAAAAAGACCCGGCTTTCAATATTTTTGTATTTAACAGTAAATCAAAAAAATACATCTTTATCGGAAGTGAAAGCACTACCACCTCAGAATACCTTTATCTGGAGGCAGATAAGCCCGGAGGCAGATTTATCCCTGTCTTACCCCGTCAGAAAGGACTGGAATATAGTGCTGAACATTTCGGAGATTATTTTTACATCAGAACCAACCTGGACGCAGAAAACTTTAAACTGGTTAAATGCCCGATCGGGAAGCAAGGGACAGCCTTCTGGGAAGATGTGGTTCCCCACCGCAGCGATATATTACTCGAATACTTTGATATCTTCAACAATTATCTGGTTACGGGAGAGCGAAAAAACGGTCTGAATCTGATTCGCATTTACGACTGGAAAAGCATGAAAGACCATTATATCAGTTTCCCCGACCCTGCCTATACGGCCTATGTTTCCGTTAATCCCGAATTTGAAACAGACCAGCTCAGATATGTTTACGCATCCATGACTACACCTTCCAGTGTTTTAGATTACAACATGAAAACAAGACAACAGGCCTTGCTCAAACAGGAAGAGGTGCTGGGTGATTTTAACCCGAAAAACTATGTTTCAGAACGGATATATGCAACGGCAAAAGATGGCAAGAAAATACCCGTATCTATGGTTTACCGCAAAGGGATGAAGCGAAACGGCAAAAATCCTCTTTTGCTTTATGGATATGGCAGCTATGGTTACAGCCTCGATGCCGGATTTAATTCTGCCCGTCTGAGCCTGCTCGACAGAGGTTTTATATTTGCAATAGCCCACATCAGGGGAGGCGAAGAAATGGGAAGGCAGTGGTATGAAGACGGTAAATTGCTGAAGAAAATGAATACATTTACCGATTTTATTGCCTGTGCCGAATACCTGATTGCAGAAAAATATACTTCCCCCGACTACCTGTGTGCCATGGGTGGCAGTGCCGGTGGCCTTCTAATGGGAGCTGTGGTCAACATGAGGCCCGATTTGTTCAGGGCAGTGGTTGCTGCCGTTCCTTTTGTGGATGTGGTTACCACCATGCTCGATAAAAGTATTCCGCTGACAACAGGAGAATTTGACGAGTGGGGAAATCCTGAAGATAAGGTATATTATAACTATATGCTCTCCTACTCTCCCTACGATAATGTCAAAGCACAGGAATATCCGGCCATGCTTGTAACCACAGGACTTCACGACTCCCAGGTGCAATACTGGGAACCGGCCAAATGGGTGGCCAAACTGCGGGAAATGAAGACAGACAACCATCTCCTGCTTCTTTATACCAATATGGATACCGGACATGGCGGCTCTTCCGGACGATTTGAAAAGTATAAGGATATTGCTCTTGAATATGTTTTTCTGTTAAAAGAACTCGGAATAACCAAACAGTAG
- a CDS encoding YceI family protein, which yields MKHMILLLAITAFFSQNLKSQNYLTKTGTISFFSAAPLENIEAVNKQVTAMLNPSTGEVAFKVLIKSFVFEKALMQEHFNENYMESDKYPDSRFSGKVTDFKKIDLKKDGVYPVVAEGDLTIHGVTKKISAPGTIEVKEGKLHIKSKFNVAVADYNITIPKAVANNIAKNIDITVDCVLNQN from the coding sequence ATGAAACACATGATTTTGTTATTGGCGATAACAGCTTTTTTTTCTCAAAATCTTAAAAGTCAGAATTACCTGACCAAAACAGGTACTATTTCGTTTTTTTCAGCCGCCCCGCTTGAAAATATCGAAGCAGTGAACAAACAGGTTACAGCCATGCTGAATCCATCTACCGGAGAAGTTGCTTTTAAAGTACTTATTAAGTCTTTTGTTTTCGAAAAAGCACTCATGCAGGAACATTTCAACGAAAACTACATGGAATCTGATAAATATCCTGATTCACGCTTCTCAGGGAAAGTAACCGATTTCAAAAAAATTGACCTGAAAAAAGATGGGGTTTATCCGGTGGTTGCAGAAGGCGATCTGACCATTCATGGGGTTACAAAGAAAATTTCCGCTCCCGGAACCATTGAAGTAAAAGAGGGAAAACTCCATATCAAATCGAAATTCAATGTGGCAGTTGCCGATTATAACATAACTATTCCCAAGGCAGTTGCCAACAATATCGCTAAAAATATTGATATTACAGTTGATTGCGTGTTAAATCAAAATTAA
- a CDS encoding DUF1801 domain-containing protein codes for MIKNQAVSSYIELFEGKKQQKLIELHQIIASALPDAEEVVSYGMPAFRQKEVIVYYAGHKNHIGFYPTNSGIKAFKEKLTEYKYSKGAIRFSWDKELPSELVQSIVRFRLNEIQHKKRKAGKSG; via the coding sequence ATGATAAAAAACCAAGCCGTATCTTCCTATATCGAATTGTTTGAAGGCAAAAAACAACAAAAACTTATAGAACTGCATCAGATTATTGCCTCTGCCCTTCCTGACGCTGAAGAAGTTGTCAGCTACGGCATGCCGGCATTCAGGCAAAAAGAAGTTATTGTGTATTATGCAGGACACAAAAACCATATTGGTTTCTATCCGACAAACAGCGGGATTAAAGCATTTAAGGAAAAATTGACTGAATACAAATATTCCAAAGGAGCCATCCGGTTTTCCTGGGACAAAGAGCTGCCTTCAGAGCTTGTTCAGTCAATTGTCCGTTTCAGGTTAAACGAAATTCAGCACAAGAAACGAAAAGCCGGAAAATCAGGATAA